The Gossypium hirsutum isolate 1008001.06 chromosome D07, Gossypium_hirsutum_v2.1, whole genome shotgun sequence genome includes the window TCTGGAGTCGGAAGAACTTTTACGAAGGAAATTATCGAGACTGTAACCTCCTTCAATGAGGTACTTTACAAAGTTCTCGTATCTATATGCTTTCTGGTATAATATAACTTTCTGCCAACCGGAACCggaaaatatttacatttttgtataTTGATAACAATGCAGAAACCTCTTATTATGGCTCTCTCCAACCCGACCTCACAATCTGAGTGCACTGCTGAAGAAGCTTATACTTGGAGTCAGGTAACATTCTTCATTTCTTAGTTCGTACTCTGTAAACCTCAGAACTAAGGTGTAAAAGCTGCCAGAAAGTTCGCGTGGTGTATTTGCTTCAAAATCTCATTCTTATTAACGTTGTCCGCATCTTACAGGGCCGTGCAATTTTTGCTAGTGGAAGTCCATTTGATCCTTTCGAATACAATGGCAAAGTTTTTGTTCCTGGACAGGTCCGGCTATTATTTGATTGTTTAGTATAGTATAGCAAATTCTCCCCATATGCAATATCTCATGAATACCGGGAACTGATCACCATGTTTTCTTCTGTCATTTCAGGCCAACAATGCTTACATTTTCCCCGGATTTGGTCTGGGTTTGGTCATCTCCGGAGCAATTCGTGTGCATGACGACATGCTTTTGGCTGCCTGTAAGTAAACAATAATTAGCTTACGAACAACACAACAACATATACATACCGAAATTCACTGGGATTTAGATTAACTGTATGCTGTTCTTGCCTGTCTTCGTATTAACAGCGGAAGCCTTGGCTAAACAAGTATCTGACGAAAACTACAATAAGGGCCTTATTTATCCACCGTTCTCTAACATTAGGAAAATTTCAGCTAATATAGCTGCTAACGTTGCTGCCAAAGCTTATGAACTCGGTCAGTTGACACTTACTAGTCGAATTACAGACCTGTATATATAGGTGTTTTCAGTTCGTTTAAGACTGAAACTGTTTGTAATTTGCTTTCTAGGTGTGGCAACTCGTCTCCCCCGTCCTGCCAATCTTGTGAAGTATGCCGAGAGTTGCATGTACTCGCCTGTCTACCGTAGTTACAGGTAGATTTTCGTGCACCATTTTCGTATATAATAGCTTCATCTTGAAGCTCATGGGATGCTGTATATGTTGTCTCTAATAGACAAAAAAGTATGACTCCGGTTGTGGAATGTTTACTGTCACGAGTGTTTGAAAATGTtgtattattatgtttttgaagcAGACTATGAGAGTGTTTCTATgttcatgttttataattaattaataatacttCTATCTACacaaatttacttttatttttaggaatttaattattttatttttaagatttcaaaattcaggtgcAATTGTTAAcacttttaaattgttttgtataatattttgaaataaaaatcataaaaaatgacgtaatgaatttgaatttaataaaataattttagtagTGTTCACAAgtggacttgaattttaaaatataaaaagtagagGGATTCAATCCTtgaaagtatagggattaaattttaaaattacaaagaaTACTAagatttatgatatattttaaccaatataataagaaaattaaatttatctatttattttctaCTACTATTCCGCTTTAAGTTTTTTcgttatacatatatttaaaatttaaatttaaattatattaatttaatttaatataattaatattattttaattttttacatgtaaaattttATGCCATGTTATAATTTGATGATGTCACATTATATGTGATTAAATTAGGAAATATGTAGATATAAGTTTcgtataatgtcaaatttagctttataaagtttatattgtttatcaATTTGATATTTCTTTTAGTTGCATTTGACTCTCGatcttttaaaaagaattaaatttgacaattaattttttaaaagagtcgaattattgatattaaaattttaacatgataGCTTATATGGTAACACAGTAAAATAAGGGGCATAGTTTAATTTTCCTATATTAAAGTCTCTTTTTCCtgttatttttagttattttaaataaaatactaaattataaaatatataaaaaaatataaattatttaagtttatttatgatattaattctaaaattaaaatcgTACATTACGGAGTAAAAAGATTATTTCCGGTATACACAAATCCCATCCAAATTTAATTAGCGACtgagattttttattattattgaggATGGATCCTCTACATTGGTGCTTATTGCTTAACGGTTCCTTTTTCGTTGTTGTTGCACAATCAACAAAGAAAAATTGCCAAAGAAATCTGAAGATGAAAGCAAATCTCCGATAATCCCAATCTCTCGAAATTCACACCATTCTTCTAGACCTAAGGTTATTGCATCTTCACTCCTGTATCTTCTCCCAACAATGATAAGTTGGTAGTCTTTGACGATGGATCGAAGAAAAGTCGATGTTTCGGGTCCGTCTTTTACATGTTCCTTGATGTACGTTAAGGGTACACTTTCTTTGATGTCTTTCAACATCTCTTTGTCGAGCATTCGTTCATCTTCGGCTAGGAAGAACTCTAAGCTGCCCACAGCTTTGAGGTGGATTACGGTGAGGCTAACGCTTTCGTCTTGCGAAAAGCGTTTCGCTAATGCTAGAGCCTCCCTATCGTCTTCGCCTCCTAAGAAGATTACGGCAATGGCGTAGGATGAGGAGTTGGATGGTGATAGTGTGTCTTTGGAATTGGAGCCTTTTATATTGCGACGTCCTTCGACGAGGATCCCTACTGAGCAAGGTGCTCGTTCGAGGATGTCGAAGTTGAGGCTTCTTAGGGTTTGATCTTCTGATTCGATGCTCCCATCACTGTACCACCTACGGTGAAACGGAAGTATTATAAAGGATGTGAGGCGGTCCATGGCGAGGTTGCATGTATCTTCGTACATCAAATTCGATGGAGAGACCGCAGTGAAAAAGTTTACAGATACAGCTCCCAAGTTGTCCCGCTCGAACTGTTTGAACGCGACCACGACATTGTCGGAGTACGAGTTGTTAGATGACGCTTTCTGTTGGTTGTGATGAGCGATGAAAAGCGGCGTGGCTTGTCCGCTGAGCTTCACAAGGTGAAGTACATCCAAAGCAATCGGACATTCCCTAGTCGGACAAGAGGCGTTCAATAGGTTGATAATGGAATTAACGTTACCCGGCACGTGAACGCAACCGATCATTCGCAGCTCTTGGTTGAACCTGGAATTCATTATGGTCCGTTTCTGAAAACATAAATACTTCTTAGACGGGTCGTAAAGCTTTTTCACGGCTATTGGCACAACGCTTGCCACAATAATGATTACAATAGTCAAGTGAGCGAATATATCCTCCGATATAATCTGCATTCGTTTAaccaaatcaaaacaattaaCAAAGCATTAGACATTACGAAATCCATTCCAAACCGTAAAAACATTACGAGAAACACGTACTCTAGAATCATTCATGATGCTGTAAGAACCGATCTCGACAATCCCTTTCGATATCATTATAAAAGCAAGTGCAAAAGAGTCCCTAGTGGGCATCTTGCATAACAAAGGCAACAATAAAGAGACCCCAAATTTGATAATCAATGTTACCACAGCTCCAACGGCTTGATGATATGCATATTTGGTAGAGTAtttaaagtaagataaatcaAACCTCATACCACATGTTGTAGCAAATATAGGCATAAACAAGCCTGAAACAACAGGGTCTAGCTTTTCAACCAATGCTGACCCTAATGGTGGACCTTCCGGTACAGCCAATCCGAAAATAAATGGaccatataaaaaatatacacgAAATAGTGCAGTAAACCTAGGTGATATCATGAAGGccaaaatgatgatataaaagcaAGTGTCTTTGATTTGGCCAGCTTCAGGTGTACGTTTCACCATCCATTTCATCCCAGGCCGTAAAACGAATACGTGGATACAAACATAGAGCATAGCCATTCCAACATCAAATAGAACATCTTTGCTGCCTTTTTGGATCCCGGTATTGACCCATATGCTAAACATGGTAAGCACTAATGTCAACATGTCGCCTATGAGTGCCGCGGATAATCCGAGCCTGCCGAGTTCCGAATTAAGTATCTTCAGCTCGCTGAGGAGGCTATGTATGACCGGGAATGACGTCCCAGAATACGTTACCGCAAGGTGAAAGATTTTGTTGGAAAACACATTGCCTCCTGGGTGAAGTGTCTTGACTGTCATCAACCAAAATATCAATGATACCAACACGGGGAACAAACCAATAGCTATGGCCAATTTTCCAGATTTCCATGTTAACCTAAGATCCATTTTTACCCCACTTAAGAACATGAAGAACATAAACCCTAATGCTCCCACTGACCCTAAAACTGCTACACTATCCTCTGATATGGTAACCAATGAATGCTCATCACTGAATATCAGAGGACTCATTAGTATCCCTGCCTGCAAAACATATATACGTGGGTTGTTAAACAGCATAAAAGGGTAAAAGTATCAGGCTATTGTCTTAAGAATCAGATTACATTTTATCCTTTTTActgaaaaaaaaagagcaaattaGTATATGTATGTACGTTAGAGGTGTTTATGGGATGAGTTGAGTTTAGgtatgatattaacatactttgTGCTTGCTCAAGCTTGGCTCGACTGAAATATGAGATTAAAGTTTTGCTTAATCCCGTCTGTATTTATAAGTAGCTAACTCAAACTCATTTTAGACTCGCCCatattatgtttttaaaaaaattatatataattatcttaGTTTATATTATATTGCCAATACACATACACAAAACATGTGAACATGCACTTACAAGGAGCTGGGAGATGAACAATGGCAAACCCAAGAGCTTGAGTAAACTATGGATGATTTGAGTGAGAACAAAAATGACCACCATTTGGAAATGAAGTCTTGGCCCAGAATAGTCCATGAGTTTACCAAGTTTGTCCTTTTGAACAAGCAATGCAGCCAAGCCTGGTGAGATGACTTTGGGTGGGAATTTAAGGCAAACCTCTTCTGATCTTGCTGTTCTATCCATGCCAGTAGTGTAGGAGCTTGCATTATAAGTCATGGTGGATAGTCCTGCAAATTGGTACAAAGCTACAAAGATATTTTGATAATGGGATTGGCAAAAGGATTGGAATTGAATTTATAAACATTACAGGGTGTTTTTTCGTTAACAGCTTTTTTGTTCTTGGTTTCAAAACCAGAAATAAGTTCTTGTTTTTTCCATTACATTTGAACCTCATGCATGTAACTCTTGATGATATTGATCTTTTTGTTACTAAATTTAGGTACTaaagttgataaaaaaaatataggtaaCA containing:
- the LOC107932219 gene encoding cation/H(+) antiporter 4, producing the protein MLFNNPRIYVLQAGILMSPLIFSDEHSLVTISEDSVAVLGSVGALGFMFFMFLSGVKMDLRLTWKSGKLAIAIGLFPVLVSLIFWLMTVKTLHPGGNVFSNKIFHLAVTYSGTSFPVIHSLLSELKILNSELGRLGLSAALIGDMLTLVLTMFSIWVNTGIQKGSKDVLFDVGMAMLYVCIHVFVLRPGMKWMVKRTPEAGQIKDTCFYIIILAFMISPRFTALFRVYFLYGPFIFGLAVPEGPPLGSALVEKLDPVVSGLFMPIFATTCGMRFDLSYFKYSTKYAYHQAVGAVVTLIIKFGVSLLLPLLCKMPTRDSFALAFIMISKGIVEIGSYSIMNDSRVRVSRNCFVNCFDLVKRMQIISEDIFAHLTIVIIIVASVVPIAVKKLYDPSKKYLCFQKRTIMNSRFNQELRMIGCVHVPGNVNSIINLLNASCPTRECPIALDVLHLVKLSGQATPLFIAHHNQQKASSNNSYSDNVVVAFKQFERDNLGAVSVNFFTAVSPSNLMYEDTCNLAMDRLTSFIILPFHRRWYSDGSIESEDQTLRSLNFDILERAPCSVGILVEGRRNIKGSNSKDTLSPSNSSSYAIAVIFLGGEDDREALALAKRFSQDESVSLTVIHLKAVGSLEFFLAEDERMLDKEMLKDIKESVPLTYIKEHVKDGPETSTFLRSIVKDYQLIIVGRRYRSEDAITLGLEEWCEFREIGIIGDLLSSSDFFGNFSLLIVQQQRKRNR